The genomic DNA TAACCAAATGGTCTTTAAATAGTCTACAATTAGATATATAACACCTACAATGATAAGatttcaaataaactctaatcCTAAAGGAGTTAGAATTCTATTCTGACTCAACTTATCTAACCCTCATCTTATCCCTTTCCCGGAGAGAATTGGGTTGAAAAAGCAGGCATAAAAGTTCAACCTTTCACAAAACAATTGCATCCATTGCCGACTTGCCGTCGTGTCTGCGGTGGCCGGTCACCTTGTTGAAGCACAAAGACTTTTCTTCTCTCGGAACGCCGGACATGGGCAAAGCAACACCTTCCATTGCCCGACGTCGTAGGAAAAAGGTTGGTCTTTCTCtttctatgattttattttgttttttgctcccaattgttttgttttccaattgacataatttaattaaaaagaaaaaaaaaaatggttttagttAGTACGTACCAACGACAATcgttttcttattttctatttttcccgTTTCCTTTATTTGGTTAATTTCCCATTGATATAGTTTTAGCTCCCAGAAGTTATTGATGATGCTATTACTATTATTGTTATGATTATTATATTTGtcaaattaaaattcataaaCCTGTTTCTCTAACATATGATATATTTAAAGTTATGTAAAAAACATAGATAATTACGAAAACTTATGACCAACATTGGTGTTGTGTAGGGAAAGCTGTATCTTATGAAGCACAAAATTGACAGATTATCTAAATTGCCAGACTCTGTTATAGAGCACATTCTATCATTCATCACCTTGAAAAAAATACTTCAACTTAGTATATTGTCCAAGAGGTGGCAAAGTATTTGGACTTTATTCCCCATGCcgaaaattaatcaaaatttggTTTGGCCAAACTTGTACAAGATTCCAGACAACAGGAAAGTTCGAGAGCAAGAATACCAGAGAAAAAGAGATGAGTTCAATTATTTTGTGGAGAAAACTTTACTACATCGGTACAGGCAaaagaaaagtataaaaaaaattgagcttaGTGCATTGACCATTGATGATGAATCATGTTGTGCTTTTCTGAACCGGTGGATTGGCTATGCAATTGAAAGCAATGTCGAAGTGTTGTATTTGTGGGTGTGGCCTAATAAATACTATTATGTGCCACAGAGTGTTGTAGCTGCAAAATCAATGACAGAGTTGAGCTTGGTTGGGTGTAACTTCGAGCCATTTTACAGTGATATTAATTTATCCTCTTTGAAGAAGTTGGTTTTGGATGAAGTTTATGTGGAGGACCAACTTGTCCAAGCCCTAATTGCTAGTTGTCATGTGGTAGAAGAGATAACATTTGCACGATGTGATGGGTTGAAAAATATACACGTGTTAGGCCTTCCTAAACTCATGGCCATTAAGTTGTTGTATATTCCTAAACTTGATAGCTTTGAGGTGGAAGCACCAAATCTTAAATCTTTACTCATCAAGCTTTGGAAACCATGCGAAATCAACATATTTCCATGCGGGAGTCTAAAGAATTTAGAATTACATTCTGCCACCGTGACAGACAATTGGTTGCACGATGTTCTTTCTAAACATCCACTTATTAAGAGCTTGAAGTTAAATCATTGTGATATGTTGAAAAGGATTAAGATTTCGAGTGATCGCATGAAGAATTTGACATTTCTTCGTTGCAATGAGCTAATTGAACTTGACATTGTTACTCCTAACTTACATAGATTCAACTATCATGgtaatattatatcattttcttctatTGCTTCGACTCTATCGGAATTTTGTTTCGCCTTTCCGAACGGGACTTCGCTGGATATTGAAGAGATTGAATTCCTCTCAAAGTTAAGTCATTCAAAATTAATGACTTGGAAAGCTTGCTATGCTGAggtattttagtttatttttttattttacttgattctctatttttttctccGAAGTTCTCATCactttatatatcaattattgacatatatcattaaaaaataatgtggtTTTGTTTACTTTGTGAAGAGCGTGATTACTCCATATGCATTGAGAGAAATCCAATCATCTCCATTATATAATGTCAAGCAATTGGAGCTACAAGCAACTTTTATTCCTATGAGATCTGAAATCAACGAACTTATGGATGCCATTTGGTTGAATCTTCCTCAACAAGCGTGTGGATGCGTTGTTCTGAAATTTTCCTCTTCTAGAGATTCTCTTTATAGAATGAGAGTATAAGCACACATATAAGAATATATCTTTCAAGGTATTGCATTTGTCCGTTTCTTAGAATATAGAAAAATTACTCCTACTACCAATGTTGTTTTAAGATGTTATAGTTATTTAGTGCTTTAAACaaagttactaaaataaaaagtcgttattattattattatatacatCTCATGTTAAATGGGGTTGGTTTGCCTGTTATTATTCATTTATGGGTTGTTCCATGATAAGATCTTGTAATCTTTATCTCCATTCTATTATTTGACCCATTTTTAATCAACATCATCTTCATGAATAATCTTGTTTGGTTTCTTCCTTTTGACTGGCTTCCTACGTTTTCAAACCCAAATCAAATACTATGGGCTAGCTATGATCATAATATACTATAGTTAACTACTCACTCAATGGGCTAGCTatgatcaattttttcttcttctttatttccatttaaaaaaaaaattattgtagtttttttttttttttttttttttttcaggtttcATNNNNNNNNNNNNNNNNNNNNctattaaaatcaccatttgatcaaaattcaataatgatcattcacaagctcaatggtaattttaatagccacatcatttttagtaggacacaagtatgtcatctagaattactctgggcaaattaccaataaggactttgtttttaacaataaaataactaacCGTTGTCATATATGCAAGTTTTTATTTCtgaaagcatatatatatagactgtTTTAATTTATGGCATTCCAGCAACCtcaaaaacataacaaaattaCAAGCATAATTTGGCATGTCTATTGGTGCAACAAAAGAAGGCCTATATCTACTGATGATGCTAACTAATAAGATCTCAGAACAAATTATACAAAATAATGAAGAACACAACCAAAAGTAATGTTCGAAGCATTTCAATGGGTTAAAAAATCATCTTCACCTTTAACCCTTCTTCCTAGAGATCTTTTTGTACATACAATAGTTGTATGGAAATGCTTTTAGTTTAGAAAACAATTTaactgtatatatatacctgtttCTTGAAAGAACCTTTTCCACAAAGTTTACTGATCAAGAGAGACAACAAGTTTTTACAAGTTAGCTTTATATTTTAAGATAAATGTTATGGTTCCTCCAGATATTCTTCTAATCATacatgtatattattttctaaaataaatgaGGAACTAAtaggtaagtttttttttttcctacttttttagaagaaaaaaaaatatccacgTAGGACCAggaaaacaccaaaaagaacCGTAACATTCCtcatttatattaatatattatatattgatCATTTATCGTTAATTGGACTAAtcatttattgttaattttcataccAAAATCAACCACCAATACCCAATAGGAATTTCTCAACATACCAACATCACAAAATCACGATATTAGAtttgagaggaggagggagcagaTCTACTCCCTCGTCATCTCCCCTTCCCCTTCTACTCCCCGCTCCTACCCTCtcccttttggtttttttcttttttctctttatttttgtagGTATTCTCTGACCAGATCAGCAACTTTGGCCTCTCCGCTACACGTCTGTCCACCTTCTACCGTGTTGTGTCGTTCATCTCTTCCTCGGCCATTGCCGCTGTTTGTTGGTTGTTTGTTTAGgtctttcctttttaaaaagAGGCTTTTTCTCTCTAGATCTGCCCTCATGAGCGAGGATGAATAATTATGTGTAAGAGGTTATTTCTCAAGGCTTGGATAGTTCGGTATGAGGGGTTATCTCTCACAGctggttaaaataaattttgttaggaaatttggcTACCCATGTTTTAAGTCTAATTTGCTCGGAGCAGATTTGATCTTTATTAGCggaagattgaagtcatagatagcacttgattgtaagaatttttgtttgtatctatgactttgtaatctCATAGCATGTGGCTATGGTTTTGCAGAGCTTTATGTTTTGTGCTGTAAAAGCGTTTTGCTCTGCTTTGTAAGaactttatgctcgtgatctttaatcaatgaaattcTCAGAttttcgttcaaaaaaaaaatcacaaaatcacAAACTAAGAGCATCACAGagtaaagtattgattaaatgattaaatgcatatctttttatgagtttaagtttttggaataagtggtgatttaacatggtattacaACCAAAAGTTCTAAGTTCAAACCATGACTTcatcaattaaaatattttacgtgttaagCTTTACCTATTAAAACGAAATTTGAGCCAGAcgtagtaaaaaaataaaaaaatattaattaaataattaaattcatatatTCTTATTTACTTAAACTCCTAAGAAAAGTAGTTATTTAACATCTGCTATGTTGCTTTTGGCTTAGAATTTCATATATTGAAGCCAAAGTTGTTGTTGGGCCTACCTATTTAATTaagctaataataataatttcaagtTCCTATATAGGGAAGAATAACTTAATATGGACATGCAGTGTAGACTGTCAGAATATATATTCtatattaaattgatttatttctcattttggtttgattttaatcaaatttataaatttgtttactattttgtattaattatttatattaagcTTTTATTCTCTGCGTTTAAGTTTTCTTGTTCCCTACTCCTTATTTCTCACTATAAATAGAGAGCAAATATTGTATAATCTCACTCTTTTCcgctctcttcttctttttttcatattttaattatataaaattttacacagaaaatcaaacacaacCCTAATTAATCTCAACAGACACGACGACAAGTCGGTCGGCAACGCACGACGACGCCGTGTTTGTTTGCCGTGGTCCACCTTGTCGAAACGCACAGATTTTCTTCTATTGGAACGCCGGCTGTCGCGGTAGGGAGAAGGTTGGTCTtccttattttctatttttgtcagtttttcttttattccgTTAATTTTTATAGTACGTTTGTTTCTTTCCAGTTACCAGTTGGTattgttaatattattattgttattattatatatattaatttgtttaattaaaactCATGAACTTGTTTCTCTAGCTATTGTACGACGTTGCTGGTTTACGAAGCTTTCAACCTTAATGGAGCACAAAATTGACCGGCTGTCGGAGTTGCCGGAACCTCTTGTAGAGCACATTCTATCATTCATCCCGTTGAAACAAATACTTCAACTTACTATGTTGTCCAAGACATGGCAAAACGTCTGGACTTTATTCCCCATTCTGAAATTTGATCAAGAGCGAGggcagagaaagagagaagagtttatttattttgtggaGAGAACTTTACTCAGTCGCCGTAGGCAAAAGATAAGTATAAAAAGACTTGAGCTTCAAATATTGGACATTGATGATGAATGCTATGGTGTTCGTGTGAACCGTTGGATTGACTACGCAATTGAAAGCAATGTAAAAGAGTTTTATATTTGTGCATGGCCCCTTAAATACTATAAGGTGACTAAGAGTGTTTTAACAGCAAAATCAATAACTGAGTTGACGTTGTGGGGTTGCAATTTGGAGTCCTTTCATGGTCATGATATTAACTTATCCTCCTTGAAAAAGTTGGTTTTGGGTGAAGTTTGTAATGCAAATGACCAAATTGTCAAAACCCTAATTGCTGCCTGTCTTGTGGTGGAAGAGATAGAATTTGCACGATGTGATGGATTGAGAAATATACATGTCTCCGGTCTTTCTAAACTCATGGCCATTGAGGTGGCTTTTAATTTTGAACTTCACAGCCTTGAGATTGAAGCATCAAATCTTGAATTTTTACACTTGAAGTGTTTGAAATCATGCCAAATCTACCTGCTCTCatgtaaaaatttaaagaaattacgATTAGAGTATATGATGGTGACAGACAAATGGTTGCACGACGTTCTTTCTAAACAACCACTCATTGAGATCTTGACCCTAATTGATTGTGATATGTTGGAAAGGATTAAGATTTCAAGTGACTGCATGAAGCGTTTAACCTTTTATCGTTGCAGGAAGCTAGTTGAAGTAAACATTGTTACTCCTAACTTACATAGGCTTGAGTATTGTGGTGATCCTATATCTTTTTCTTCCAACACTTCAACTCTATTGGAAGTCAAACTTCGATTTTGGAGTGATCACTGGATCTATGGTGTTGAAAAGATTGAATTCCTCTCAAAGTTAAATCATCTAAAACTAGTGACTTGGAGAGCTCACCGTGCCAAGGTATtctagtttcttttatttgatgttTCCTTAGTCTTTGTTACTTTGTACATCTattattaacatatataataaaaatctAATATGGTTTTGTTTACTTTCTGAAGAGTGTGATTACTCCAACAAAATTGAGAGAAAGCCAACCATCCCCATTATATGACGTCAAGCAATTGATGTTAGAAGCATGTTTTACACCTACCAGATATGAAATCAACCAACTTGTTGATGCCTTATTGTGGATTTCTCCTCTTTTAGAGAATCTCTCAATAGAATGGAGAGATAGGGACACATTCAAATGTATATCTTTAAAGGTATGGcaaatatatgtgtgtatatatatatattcatttcttaGAATAAAGAAACTTGCTCATACTTCTcatgttgtttaattttaagatgCTTTATAATTAATCAGTTATTTAGAGTTTTCAAAATCCAAATCATGtactatatcattaaaaatcaatcattttccaatgaaacttttaatattttctttagtttcttATAAGGTTGTAACATTGTCTTGTTCATCttctatttttgttaaaattcttGTGAATAATTCTAGTTCTTTAGTGATAACTATTTTATACCAGCTGCTATTTGATCTTTTGTGGCCCACGTGTAACATTGCCATTAGATGCTAATAGTGACAatgaaattttgttattttgttacaAGAAGTGCATTAATGAAATTTTTCCTATTGGAAAAATGATTGTATTGCTATCATGTGTTCATATTTTTGAATTCGATctatttcaattattattattatttttttttcttttggcctaAAGTAGATTAATTCGACACCATTAAGaatcttaattttttgatagttatttttatttgttgaaagcaataaaaattaagatgACGCATTCATGTTACTAAATTCATGCTCTTGTACGTTTCAGTTCTCATATATAAGCTCACTTTATGAAGGGGAGAATCCAGATTGTTGCAAACTTCTTCCAGTTTTGTGTTGGCGTCATTGCTTAAAGACTGTCGAGATTGAAGACTTGGGTAAATTTGCAAGCAAGAAAAGTTTGAAAAGATATTTTTTCAAGAAGGCAAAAACATTAGAGAGCTtccaatatttttaaagaatttgtACTGCTTAAACGTGGCAAAAATCAAATTTCCCTCTCTAACTTCTATGTTCATTTTGCAACATGATATATTGATCACTATGTTTGAGATACTCTGGAATTTAGGTTGCTGAAATTTCTTAATAAACTGATAGTCACTTTTATATAATTACCATAAGTTGATCATAtcttatatgaagaaaaaaatacatatgaagAGTGTCATACCAGAAAATTACATAAACTGATATAGTCACTTTTCTATGCAGGGTAGGAGTGTTTACAGCAGTCTAAGAAAATTTACTAaccaaaatagctaaaaaatttatatttctctattttagctatcaacttttCCAAAACACACCCATCATCCTAAGCATTTTAATCATTGTTctatttaatattcattttcaaagatttctttctctcttgatTCTTTTTCAACCAAATAAACACCCAACCGAACCACAAAAATTAACTTTAGAATTCTCACCAAAACTCACGACTCCTCCATAGAAAACTAACTACTAAAACCCCCTACTGCAAGAGAACCACAATCAAGCATCCCATTTCTCTCCAAATCGGCCAAGCAAGAAAACCCCTAAAACTAAGACAACACTAAAACTCAAAAGAAAACCCAACTAAAAGCAACCCAGCTATTCCCAAATCACAATCATAAAAAATTCAGTCTCTCCTCTAGAATCAACAACTTCATTCAATGAAACTACAAAGCAGTGCCCTAAAACTCGAATGGGACGGCCAAaccagagagaaagagaggtcaACGGCACAGGACTTGACGTCATGGTCCCCTACGAGGTCTCCTCGACGGCTGTTCTTGCTTCCAGCTAGTGTGTGTTAAAAGAATTTCAGCAAAATGCTGAGGCTGCTGGGGGGGCTTTTTTTTGCTGTTTTCAGTAGTTTGCCTCACTAAAAAGCAGCTGAATGAGATCTACAATTGGGTTTTCTCCTTGTTGGATGCAAGGCACTCATAGGTTCTAACATAGTAGAGAAAGTAGTTTATATGTTTCCCTTTTGAGTTCTCTTGCTCCTAAACATAACGATTCGGTTCTTTTCGTTTTCTGCGGGTACTAGTGGCAACGATTCTTTTTTGTACTGATGTGCAGTCATCAGTCTTTCCAATCAAGGTAAATATACaagttataataaaaactatacaGATTGAAATCACAAATGATGAACTTGGCTTGCTGCAACTCAATGATGCAGATGGCTCCAGGCTGACTGATGCAAACCTTTCGCGAGATTGTCTTTGCCTGTAAATGAGCAAAAGACAGATCTAGAGGATGAGTTCAAGGCTAATAGATTACAAGTAAGCAAATTCAAGTAATGAATGTGGTTAATTCCAGTCAGATGCCTGAGAATGTAACATTCCTGGAACTAGTAAAACCAAAGCTTTTTCACGAATAATAAGTTTTTATCCAAActttgaaaagagaaatgataaaaatcattctcaaTCCCATTGAATTTGTGGTGGGTGAACCTATCGCTGGATTTTCAAAAGAGATGGATAGAAAATGGAATGAAGAATGATGTGTAGCATGACTCTCTTTTCCAAATGCCTTCTCCCCTCCCCCCCAAATGCCTCATCATTATATTTGGGAGGACTCTAGTTCtccttatagcattactcttcataAGAACTACAAAGAgttgtaaataaaaattcatacaaTACTAGATGCCCCAtccccctttctctttttctgcACCCCCTTTGATTTAATTTACATCTCAATTGGGGAAAAAAGGGGCATTTGCAGACCAGGCTAGCTCAGCATGCTACATCAAAGTGTTTCCTACTTAAAACATGGCTTTACTTTTAATTGATTTCTCAACTCCAAATAATTTGGGATTCCTGTTTAGCTTGATTCAATATCTTGGTATTTTATGCTTTACCTTCATCTTTTTTGCATTCCAAATTGTCATGctaagaagaaaatgatatgAAGTGCCAGTGGAACATACCCCAAGAAATCCTTAATTGAGTTCCACAAAGATGCAACACTTTTGATTCCTGGGCTTGAAGCATGGCTTTTTCGGTTCCTAATTTTACGTTTATCAAAGTCGCCGTGCAGTGTCCCTGGAAAGGTAGAATAAAACAGATACATAAAATCCTGATTGGACTATCAATAAAAACTCCCTTCAGATTATCCAATAAACATCCAGCAGAACGTTTACTTACAATCTACCTCAATCAAAAGGTAGTAAAATGATCACATTACCAGTTTTACTGGCAGAATCGGTATGTAGTCTGCTTGATGCCCGAAGTGAAGCCAATTCCTCAACAATTTTGCGTTCTGTATCACTGCCATAACAATTGGATTTAAACAACATCACAAGATAACAGAATAACAAAAAACTATAATCATGGAGGTAATCAGCCTCTTTATACTTCAGTAAGCATCGCATACATTGTACCTCCATATAATTCTGAACATATCTCTAGGTTCAACCTCAGCAGttatatttgagaaaagaaTTACTTTGCTTAACAATATCATTTGATCTAGATGAAACTGGATTTCTGGTTTCATGTAGTCACTGACCTACTTCCATTAAAACAGacattcttttctatttctctcCAAAACTTCTTGCATGGACAATGGTTACCTAAAAGACCCTGTAAAGCATGATCTGTATTGAAAATGGCATCAACCATCACAACAAACACAAGTAACTTCTGGAAGACTTTGCTGGACAACATAGTTCACAGGAGTGTTCTTTCTACTGAACAATACGAAAACAGCCTATTATTTGGAATTGGTCATCTACTATCTTGAATAGAGGATAGCCTCCTTTGGGAGAAGCATTGGAAGTCATCAAATCCTTTACTACAAGGTACATGGTCATCAGTCAAGATTGTGTGAGACCTGTGCCAAAttttttgctcagaaaaaaatcaagatttcATTATGTTCACTAAGAAATCAAGCAGTCCCGTACCGATTTGTTTGTGCAACTAAGCTGACACCTAAGCCACAATAGTATATTCTTATTACTATTTTGGAGAACCCACTACAAATTACTTTTGTACTTTGTTCAGTAAATTATTATGCTTCATTTCAAGAAGTGTAATTGACACTACAATGCTTAATCCAACACGGGTACCATTATTAATCATTGTTTTGAAGGCAATTGCAAAGTGCAACATGTTTTGCACTAGTAAAGGAAGTCATAAGCCTCAAGATACAAATGaatagtaacaaaagaaaaagacaccTACATGCGCAGAGACATACATATTGGAGAAAACTGGTATCAACAGGCATAGTTTCAAAGGGAAAACTCATGTTGCATCTtgattattttaaatggaattttcccaaaaacatataataaatGTTAAAACATACATAAAACAAGAAACATGTTCTATAgcga from Corylus avellana chromosome ca6, CavTom2PMs-1.0 includes the following:
- the LOC132185410 gene encoding F-box/LRR-repeat protein At3g26922-like, whose product is MEHKIDRLSELPEPLVEHILSFIPLKQILQLTMLSKTWQNVWTLFPILKFDQERGQRKREEFIYFVERTLLSRRRQKISIKRLELQILDIDDECYGVRVNRWIDYAIESNVKEFYICAWPLKYYKVTKSVLTAKSITELTLWGCNLESFHGHDINLSSLKKLVLGEVCNANDQIVKTLIAACLVVEEIEFARCDGLRNIHVSGLSKLMAIEVAFNFELHSLEIEASNLEFLHLKCLKSCQIYLLSCKNLKKLRLEYMMVTDKWLHDVLSKQPLIEILTLIDCDMLERIKISSDCMKRLTFYRCRKLVEVNIVTPNLHRLEYCGDPISFSSNTSTLLEVKLRFWSDHWIYGVEKIEFLSKLNHLKLVTWRAHRAKVF